The Flavobacterium faecale genome has a segment encoding these proteins:
- a CDS encoding VanZ family protein: MGAAISWTFIVLVMCLAPLDGAPKIRIDNFDKYVHATFHFVFTTLWFLYFRLEFKESAISKALTSAFLFSVSTGIAIEFMQKYFTENRAADPLDVVANMFGATIAIAFCCYLGSLKIIKNCLK, from the coding sequence TTGGGTGCAGCGATAAGTTGGACCTTTATAGTACTCGTAATGTGTTTGGCACCGCTTGATGGTGCTCCAAAAATCAGAATTGATAATTTTGATAAATACGTTCACGCTACTTTTCATTTTGTGTTTACCACATTGTGGTTTCTTTACTTTCGATTAGAGTTTAAAGAGAGTGCGATATCAAAAGCACTAACAAGTGCCTTTCTTTTTTCGGTAAGTACGGGTATAGCTATTGAGTTTATGCAAAAATATTTTACTGAAAACCGAGCTGCCGACCCTTTAGATGTGGTGGCAAATATGTTTGGAGCAACGATAGCCATAGCGTTCTGCTGCTATTTAGGTAGTTTGAAAATTATAAAAAATTGTTTGAAATAG
- the gcvH gene encoding glycine cleavage system protein GcvH has protein sequence MSIPSNLKYTKDHEWVSLEGDIATVGITHFAQKELGDIVYVEVETLDQVLEKDEVFGTVEAVKTVSDLFLPLAGEIVSFNEELESTPEAVNTDPYGAGWMIKVKVTDVADFETLLSDEEYKALIGA, from the coding sequence ATGAGTATACCATCAAATTTAAAATATACTAAAGATCACGAATGGGTTAGTTTAGAAGGTGATATTGCTACAGTAGGAATTACGCACTTTGCTCAAAAAGAGTTGGGTGATATTGTATATGTAGAAGTAGAAACTTTGGATCAAGTACTTGAAAAAGATGAAGTTTTTGGAACAGTAGAAGCTGTAAAAACAGTTTCAGATTTGTTCTTGCCTTTGGCTGGAGAAATTGTTTCCTTCAACGAAGAGCTTGAAAGTACTCCTGAAGCAGTAAATACAGATCCTTATGGAGCAGGATGGATGATCAAGGTTAAAGTTACAGATGTAGCTGATTTTGAAACATTACTTTCTGATGAAGAGTATAAAGCATTGATTGGTGCTTAA
- a CDS encoding gliding motility protein RemB has translation MKKYFIVSTFLIVFCSSFGQNGAVGLEERFPVFENCKGKESIDLESCFYSEVQAFVFQNFVVSDHLIENKFTGVVRVLFEVDANGVFKVVFVNAVDENLIKETKRVFAKFGKIQPATYNGKPTYSQYNFSFTIPLQSADVKVVPVNAAAVATQNQQLTELDRIVYKKFESPELHSHLNIPFSHSYYSHFDAAMNQVGSNNHTASKPYTYTEVNKYYDIEKENDKLKKKADGWWARKLWNENMVAIQGDGYWFTLNPVVDLQLGKASQSIASYTYVNTRAINLRGGLGTQLNFTTTIYESQGRFADYFNRYAESIKPVGGDPAIIPGVGIAKSFKSDAYDFPLAEANLTYTPSKFIDLQLGYGRNFIGDGYRSLLEADGASPYPYFKINTNFWKIKYTNTFMWLKDVRPEVTLERTYATKFMANHYLSWNVSNKLNLGFFESVIWTNTNDRGFDASFVNPLIFYRSVEFASSARTGNAMLGMTFKYKWNNKVNFYGQFLLDEFSLGDVKERDNSWKNKFGYQLGAKYYNAFNVENLLLQLEFNHVRPYVYSHSDPITNYGHNNQSMGHQWGGNFEELVAIARYRKGRLYADAKFTVGVRGFDFADTGDNSNYGGNIYRDYDVDRYADSGVVVGQGNKTNIFIGDVQAGYLVNPATNLKVFASIIYRNVNPLQNTATVFKESTNWFSIGLRTDVFNWYFDY, from the coding sequence ATGAAAAAATATTTTATTGTTTCTACGTTTTTAATAGTGTTTTGTTCCTCTTTTGGACAAAATGGAGCGGTGGGTCTTGAGGAGCGTTTTCCTGTATTCGAAAATTGTAAAGGAAAAGAAAGTATCGATTTAGAAAGTTGTTTCTACTCGGAAGTTCAAGCTTTTGTTTTTCAGAATTTTGTTGTCTCTGATCATTTGATAGAAAATAAATTCACAGGAGTAGTAAGGGTATTGTTTGAAGTGGATGCCAATGGTGTATTTAAGGTGGTATTTGTAAATGCTGTTGACGAAAATCTAATCAAAGAGACCAAAAGAGTTTTTGCTAAATTCGGAAAAATACAGCCTGCTACTTATAATGGTAAACCAACTTACTCGCAATATAATTTCTCCTTTACAATTCCTTTGCAAAGCGCAGATGTAAAAGTTGTTCCAGTAAATGCAGCTGCCGTAGCAACTCAAAACCAACAATTGACAGAGTTAGATCGAATAGTTTATAAAAAATTTGAAAGTCCAGAGCTTCATAGTCATTTAAATATTCCTTTTTCTCATAGTTATTATTCGCATTTTGATGCCGCGATGAATCAAGTGGGTAGTAATAATCATACGGCTTCAAAACCTTATACATATACTGAAGTGAATAAGTATTATGATATCGAAAAAGAAAATGACAAGCTCAAAAAAAAGGCCGATGGTTGGTGGGCTCGAAAGTTATGGAATGAAAATATGGTTGCCATTCAAGGAGATGGTTATTGGTTTACATTAAATCCTGTTGTCGATTTACAATTAGGTAAAGCCAGTCAAAGTATTGCTTCGTACACCTACGTGAATACGCGCGCTATCAATTTGAGAGGTGGTTTGGGTACACAACTGAATTTCACCACGACTATCTATGAAAGTCAAGGTAGATTTGCAGATTATTTTAATAGATATGCCGAATCGATAAAACCTGTAGGTGGTGATCCAGCCATTATTCCTGGTGTAGGTATAGCCAAAAGTTTTAAATCGGATGCCTATGATTTTCCTTTAGCTGAGGCGAACTTAACGTATACGCCTAGTAAATTTATTGATTTGCAATTGGGTTATGGTCGAAATTTTATTGGTGATGGTTACCGTTCGTTGTTAGAGGCTGACGGAGCTAGTCCTTATCCATATTTTAAAATCAATACAAATTTTTGGAAAATAAAATATACCAATACCTTTATGTGGCTCAAAGATGTACGACCAGAGGTTACCTTAGAGCGTACCTATGCCACGAAATTTATGGCTAATCATTATTTGAGCTGGAATGTTTCAAACAAACTTAATTTAGGTTTTTTTGAATCGGTGATTTGGACCAATACCAATGATAGAGGTTTTGATGCTAGTTTTGTAAATCCCCTTATTTTTTACCGTTCGGTAGAGTTCGCTTCGTCCGCACGTACCGGTAACGCAATGTTGGGAATGACTTTCAAGTACAAATGGAATAATAAAGTTAACTTTTATGGGCAGTTTTTGCTAGATGAATTTTCATTGGGTGATGTTAAAGAGAGAGATAATAGTTGGAAAAATAAATTTGGGTATCAATTGGGAGCCAAATATTATAATGCCTTTAATGTTGAAAACTTGTTACTGCAGTTAGAATTTAATCATGTACGTCCTTATGTGTACTCGCACAGTGATCCTATTACAAATTATGGGCACAACAATCAAAGTATGGGGCACCAATGGGGCGGTAATTTCGAGGAGCTTGTAGCAATAGCTAGGTACCGTAAAGGTCGTTTGTATGCAGATGCAAAGTTTACTGTAGGTGTTCGAGGATTTGACTTTGCAGATACGGGAGATAATTCAAATTACGGTGGTAATATTTATCGAGATTATGATGTTGATCGCTATGCAGACTCAGGCGTGGTGGTAGGGCAAGGAAACAAAACTAATATTTTTATTGGAGATGTGCAGGCAGGTTATTTGGTTAATCCAGCAACCAATTTAAAAGTGTTTGCAAGCATTATTTATAGAAATGTAAATCCGTTGCAAAATAC
- the sprA gene encoding cell surface protein SprA — protein MCRNFTFLLVLFCGFVSMAQVNVEPQDTIKKGYSLGRVKMKEPQSILSAYTYDPKTDRYIYTNSVDGFSINYPIILTPKEYEDLVVKESMRDYFKQKSDAIDGKKAGSEDAKKDLLPKYYVNSGFFETIFGSNTIDVKPTGSVEMDLGARYSKQDNPSFSPRNRSNLAFDFNQRISMSLMGKVGTRLNVNANYDTQSTFAFQNLLKLDYTPTEDDIIQKIEVGNVSMPLNSSLIRGAQSLFGLKAQLQFGKTTVTGVFSEQKSQTKSVVVQGGGTIQDFDVYALDYDNDRHFFLSQYFRNKYDSALTNYPFIDSRVQITRLEVWVTNKQNRITTNSNNLRNIIALQDLGEAEYTGIDNSNLVVKATPAGMFNNPINSPTDNKNNKYDPGQIGVGSSLLNGDIREMATANTGFNGFTAREGQDYSKLENARKLLPNEYSYNTQLGYISLQQRLSNDEVLAVAFEYTIGDKVYQVGEFGNDGIESTVVTGTNSNQAVITQSLILKLLKSNLTNVGNPIWNLMMKNIYQIPGAYQVKQGDFRFNILYTDPSPINYITEAITSAGAKVPFPANPDVKDKIAENPLLKVFNLDKLNYNNDPQTGGDGFFDFIEGLTMDSQNGRIIFTSKEPFGQLLFDKLKDKNNPTDVSNYADPTTYNGNQKKYVFPSMYRSTQSGALQDSDKNKFLLRGKYKSTGSDGIPIGAFNVPQGSVVVTAGGRKLVEGIDYSVNYQLGRVQILDASLQASNTPINVSLENNSIFGQQTTRFMGVNVEHKISDKFVVGGTLLKMSERPFTTKSNYGQESINNTIFGFNTNFSTEVPFFTRLVNKLPNVDTDVPSNLSVRGEIAFLKPNASKIDSFGGESTIYVDDFEGSTSTIDMRSAYAWSLASTPESNMNSAYNFFGTANDLTYGYKRSKLAWYTIDPIFYTSKPAGISNSDLSLNKTRRVYSRELYPVTDIALGQTQVVSTLDLTYFPSERGPYNNNANFSVNPRDNFGGIMRAINSTNFEQGNVEYIQFWVQDPYVGNGTVSPGNTGKVYFNLGEISEDVLKDNRKQFENGLGPDQILTNPRPLWGDVPASQSLIYAFDTDVNNRSNQDVGLDGLANGQEAEVYNNFASAADPAADDYTYYLNTTGSIVDRYKNYNGLQGNSAVDINDANRAATTAPDVEDVNRDNTMNTINAYYEYSIDMRQGMQIGDSNITDIRETQVDLPNGETTSARWLQFKIPVAQPQNKIGEITDFRSIRFMRMFMTGFDQEVTLRFGSLDLVRGEWRRYTNTLDFSDTNPTDDGTDLDVLAVNIQENNARCPINYIQPPGVVREQLFNNNTVINQNEQSLSLRVSGSGLEPKDSRAVYKNVSIDMRQYKKLKMFLHAESLPNQALLNDDQLVGFIRFGNDFTDNFYQIEIPLKVTQPSGCAKLSEEVVWPESNQIDLALSLLTSLKIRSRTIDISTLPLDGIYFQDEDELDNSLGSKSNKLTLGVKGNPNFGLVRTLMVGIKSNATTAEGKVKGEVWFNELRLAGMDNSGGMAALLNVDTNLADFATISATGKKSTVGFGAIEQGANERSREDIQQYNIVTNINLGKLLPSKWGINLPFNYSVGEETITPLYDPFNSDIKIKELLANTESQAEKDNIVNRAIDYTKRTSINLIGVRKQRSPEQKQHVYDPENFTFSQSLNTVERHDYEIEDYLDQQSITSVDYSYNFNSKPIEPFKKTKFMKKSSYWKMLSDFNFNYLPSSITFNTNINRQYNRQQFRQVEVEGIGLDPLYRRNFGFNYQYGVNFNLTKSLKLNYTASSANIVKNYLNSDDELIENFSIWDGYWDSGDPYNHTQQLVLNYDIPINKIPLFSFVKANYTYTGNYSWQRSSTSLSNIEIDGANYNLGNTIQNARSHTLNGSLNMEMLYKYLGLTKNTGGKQLITPKALPKPGEKVVNIASNNAQEKGSPFMDGLIGVLTSVKNIQFNYTDNSGTVLPGYTPGLGFFGTSKPTLGFIFGSQEDVRYEAAKNGWLTNYQDFNQNFTQVSTKAFKGTANVDLFPDLKIDLTADRTYSSNYSEQYDVSADGTYNSRSPYTYGMFSISTVMIGSAFSQRNEISSVVFDEFRDNRLVVANRLATAKGIDINNVANIDADGYPIGFGKTSQAVLLPSFLAAYTGGDAGSTSLGAFRNFPIPNWSVKYNGLMRYGMFKKHFKRFSLQHNYRASYTVNQYRSNFNYDANPNGTDDNGNFYSKTLISNINLVEQFNPLIRVDFELKNAFKFLTEIKKDRALSMSFDNNLLTEVKGLEYVVGLGYRFKDVIFSSRLADNPTGVIKGDINLKADLSYRNNQTIVRYLSYDNNQLAGGQNIWSVKMTADYSFSKNLTAIFYYDHSFSQAVISTSFPLTNIRSGFTLRYNFGN, from the coding sequence TTTGTGGATTTGTATCAATGGCTCAGGTTAATGTAGAGCCACAGGATACTATAAAAAAAGGCTATTCTTTGGGAAGAGTCAAAATGAAAGAACCACAAAGTATACTTTCAGCATACACATATGATCCAAAAACAGATCGTTATATTTATACCAATTCTGTTGATGGTTTTTCTATTAATTATCCTATTATTCTAACTCCAAAGGAATATGAAGATTTGGTTGTAAAAGAATCTATGAGAGATTATTTTAAACAAAAATCGGATGCTATTGATGGAAAAAAAGCAGGTAGTGAAGACGCAAAAAAAGATTTATTACCCAAATATTATGTAAATAGCGGTTTTTTTGAGACTATTTTTGGGAGTAATACTATCGACGTAAAGCCAACTGGTTCTGTTGAAATGGATTTGGGTGCACGATATTCAAAACAAGACAATCCGTCTTTTTCTCCTAGAAATCGCTCCAATTTAGCGTTTGATTTTAATCAAAGAATCAGCATGAGTTTGATGGGGAAGGTGGGTACACGTTTAAATGTAAATGCTAACTACGACACACAATCTACTTTTGCTTTTCAAAATTTACTTAAATTAGATTACACACCTACAGAAGACGATATTATCCAAAAAATTGAAGTCGGAAATGTAAGTATGCCACTTAACAGTTCGTTAATTCGAGGAGCACAAAGCTTATTTGGTTTGAAGGCTCAATTGCAATTTGGTAAAACTACCGTGACAGGAGTTTTCTCTGAACAAAAATCACAAACAAAAAGTGTAGTAGTGCAGGGTGGAGGTACTATTCAAGACTTTGATGTCTACGCTTTGGATTATGATAACGATAGACACTTTTTCTTATCTCAATATTTTAGAAATAAGTACGATTCTGCTTTGACAAATTATCCTTTTATTGATAGCAGGGTTCAAATTACCCGATTAGAAGTTTGGGTGACCAACAAGCAAAATAGAATAACTACCAACTCAAATAATCTTCGAAATATTATTGCGTTACAAGATTTAGGTGAAGCTGAGTATACTGGTATTGACAATAGTAACTTGGTAGTTAAAGCAACACCTGCGGGCATGTTTAACAATCCTATCAATAGCCCTACAGATAATAAAAATAATAAGTACGATCCAGGGCAAATAGGTGTCGGGAGCAGTTTATTGAATGGTGATATTCGAGAAATGGCTACTGCCAACACAGGTTTCAACGGATTTACAGCTAGAGAAGGCCAAGATTATTCGAAATTGGAAAATGCTAGAAAACTTTTGCCGAACGAATATTCTTATAATACTCAATTAGGGTATATATCATTGCAGCAACGTTTGTCAAATGACGAAGTTTTGGCGGTTGCTTTTGAATATACTATTGGTGATAAAGTATATCAAGTTGGAGAATTTGGAAACGATGGTATCGAGTCTACAGTAGTTACAGGAACAAATTCAAATCAAGCGGTAATAACGCAAAGTTTGATTTTGAAATTATTGAAAAGTAATTTAACGAATGTAGGTAATCCGATATGGAATTTGATGATGAAGAATATTTATCAAATCCCGGGTGCTTATCAAGTAAAGCAGGGAGACTTTAGATTTAATATTTTATATACAGATCCATCGCCGATAAATTATATAACGGAGGCTATAACTTCTGCAGGTGCTAAAGTTCCTTTTCCAGCGAATCCAGATGTTAAAGATAAAATTGCCGAAAATCCTTTGTTGAAGGTCTTTAATTTGGATAAATTAAATTACAACAATGATCCACAAACAGGTGGAGATGGTTTTTTTGATTTTATCGAAGGATTAACAATGGATTCACAAAACGGACGAATTATATTTACATCCAAAGAACCTTTTGGACAATTGTTGTTTGATAAATTAAAAGATAAAAATAATCCTACTGATGTAAGTAATTATGCAGATCCAACGACTTACAATGGCAATCAGAAAAAATATGTTTTCCCTAGTATGTATCGTAGTACACAATCGGGTGCATTGCAGGACAGTGATAAAAATAAATTTTTACTTCGAGGAAAATATAAATCTACAGGAAGTGACGGTATTCCTATTGGAGCCTTCAATGTGCCTCAAGGATCTGTTGTTGTAACGGCAGGTGGACGTAAGTTGGTTGAGGGTATTGACTATAGTGTCAATTATCAGTTAGGTCGTGTCCAGATTTTGGATGCTTCTTTACAAGCTTCAAATACTCCGATCAATGTATCTTTAGAAAACAATTCTATTTTTGGCCAGCAAACCACTCGTTTTATGGGTGTGAATGTGGAGCACAAAATTTCAGATAAATTTGTTGTTGGTGGGACTCTATTAAAAATGAGCGAAAGACCTTTTACTACTAAATCAAATTATGGTCAAGAATCTATAAATAATACTATTTTTGGCTTTAACACCAACTTCTCCACTGAGGTTCCGTTTTTTACACGTCTAGTTAATAAATTACCGAACGTTGATACCGATGTACCGTCTAATTTATCTGTACGCGGTGAAATTGCTTTCTTGAAACCAAATGCTTCAAAAATCGATAGTTTTGGAGGAGAGAGCACCATTTATGTAGATGATTTTGAGGGTTCTACTTCAACAATTGATATGCGATCTGCTTATGCTTGGAGCCTTGCTTCTACGCCAGAGAGCAATATGAATAGTGCTTATAACTTTTTTGGTACAGCAAACGATTTAACCTACGGTTACAAGAGATCCAAATTGGCATGGTACACGATTGACCCAATATTTTATACTTCAAAACCAGCTGGAATTTCAAACAGTGATCTTTCTTTAAATAAAACTAGAAGGGTTTATAGTAGAGAACTTTATCCTGTTACCGATATTGCTTTAGGACAAACGCAAGTGGTAAGCACGTTAGACTTAACCTATTTTCCTTCTGAAAGAGGGCCTTATAATAACAATGCAAATTTCTCAGTTAACCCAAGAGATAATTTTGGGGGTATAATGAGAGCTATTAATTCGACCAATTTCGAACAAGGAAATGTAGAATATATTCAGTTTTGGGTACAAGATCCTTATGTAGGTAACGGTACAGTTTCTCCAGGAAATACCGGAAAAGTATATTTTAACCTAGGTGAAATATCTGAAGATGTTTTGAAAGATAATAGAAAGCAATTTGAAAACGGTTTAGGACCAGATCAAATTTTGACTAATCCTAGACCACTGTGGGGAGATGTTCCTGCATCTCAATCTTTGATTTATGCCTTTGATACGGATGTAAATAATAGATCAAATCAAGATGTTGGTTTGGACGGATTAGCAAACGGACAAGAAGCAGAGGTATATAATAATTTTGCAAGTGCTGCCGATCCAGCTGCTGATGATTACACTTATTACTTAAATACTACCGGGAGTATCGTTGATCGTTATAAAAATTATAACGGTTTACAAGGAAACTCTGCTGTAGATATTAATGATGCCAATCGTGCGGCCACAACTGCACCAGATGTTGAAGATGTTAACCGTGATAATACGATGAATACAATCAATGCTTACTATGAATACAGTATTGATATGAGACAAGGAATGCAAATTGGTGATAGTAATATTACCGATATACGTGAGACTCAGGTAGATTTGCCAAATGGTGAGACTACTTCTGCTCGTTGGTTGCAATTCAAAATTCCGGTAGCTCAACCGCAAAATAAAATTGGAGAGATTACCGATTTTAGATCGATTCGCTTTATGAGAATGTTTATGACAGGTTTTGACCAAGAGGTAACTTTGCGTTTCGGATCATTAGACCTCGTACGTGGAGAGTGGAGACGTTATACCAATACACTTGATTTTTCAGACACCAATCCAACAGATGATGGTACAGATCTAGATGTTTTGGCTGTAAATATTCAAGAGAACAATGCACGTTGTCCTATAAATTATATTCAACCTCCGGGTGTTGTGAGAGAGCAACTCTTTAATAACAATACAGTCATTAATCAAAATGAGCAGTCGCTTTCTTTGCGCGTATCAGGTAGTGGATTAGAACCAAAAGATTCAAGAGCAGTTTATAAAAATGTAAGTATTGATATGCGTCAGTACAAGAAATTAAAAATGTTCTTGCATGCTGAATCTTTGCCTAACCAAGCCTTGTTGAATGATGATCAATTAGTTGGTTTTATTCGTTTTGGAAATGACTTTACAGATAACTTTTATCAAATAGAAATTCCGTTAAAAGTAACACAACCTTCTGGATGTGCAAAACTAAGCGAAGAGGTAGTTTGGCCCGAAAGTAATCAGATTGATTTAGCACTTAGTTTATTGACTAGTTTAAAAATTAGGTCGAGAACAATCGATATTTCTACCTTACCCTTGGATGGAATCTATTTCCAAGATGAAGATGAGCTCGATAATAGCTTGGGTTCGAAATCGAATAAATTAACGCTGGGTGTCAAAGGGAATCCAAATTTTGGTTTGGTACGTACCTTGATGGTCGGGATAAAAAGTAATGCGACTACTGCCGAAGGGAAAGTAAAAGGTGAGGTTTGGTTCAATGAGCTACGTCTTGCAGGTATGGATAACTCAGGAGGTATGGCTGCTTTGTTAAACGTAGATACCAATTTAGCCGATTTTGCTACTATCTCTGCAACAGGTAAGAAAAGCACTGTTGGTTTTGGAGCTATTGAGCAAGGTGCAAACGAGCGTAGTCGTGAAGATATTCAGCAATATAATATAGTGACCAATATTAATTTGGGTAAATTATTACCAAGTAAATGGGGAATAAATTTGCCGTTCAATTACTCCGTTGGAGAAGAAACTATTACACCGCTTTATGATCCTTTTAATTCTGATATCAAAATTAAAGAGTTATTAGCAAATACCGAAAGTCAAGCAGAGAAAGATAATATAGTTAATAGAGCAATTGATTATACCAAGAGAACAAGTATTAATCTTATAGGAGTTAGAAAACAAAGAAGTCCGGAGCAAAAACAACATGTTTATGATCCTGAAAACTTTACTTTTTCTCAATCCTTAAATACTGTAGAACGTCATGATTATGAGATAGAAGATTATTTGGACCAACAGTCAATAACTTCTGTGGACTATTCATATAATTTTAATTCTAAGCCGATAGAGCCTTTCAAGAAAACAAAATTCATGAAAAAAAGTTCGTATTGGAAAATGTTGAGTGACTTTAATTTTAATTATTTACCGTCAAGTATCACCTTTAATACCAATATTAATAGACAATATAACCGCCAACAATTTAGACAAGTTGAAGTAGAAGGTATCGGGTTAGATCCTTTGTACAGAAGAAATTTTGGCTTTAATTACCAGTACGGTGTGAACTTTAATTTGACAAAATCATTGAAGCTAAACTACACTGCCTCGTCAGCAAATATTGTTAAGAATTATTTGAATTCAGATGATGAGCTGATTGAGAACTTTAGTATTTGGGATGGCTATTGGGACAGTGGTGATCCATACAACCATACACAACAATTGGTATTGAATTATGATATTCCAATTAACAAAATTCCTTTGTTTAGTTTTGTAAAAGCAAATTATACTTATACAGGGAATTATAGTTGGCAACGATCATCGACTTCCTTATCTAATATAGAAATTGATGGTGCTAATTATAATCTAGGAAATACGATTCAGAATGCAAGATCACATACCTTGAACGGGTCGTTGAACATGGAGATGCTGTACAAGTACTTGGGTCTCACGAAAAATACTGGCGGTAAGCAGTTGATAACCCCTAAAGCATTGCCAAAACCAGGTGAAAAAGTAGTAAATATAGCGTCAAATAATGCGCAAGAAAAAGGAAGTCCATTCATGGATGGATTGATTGGTGTTTTGACTAGTGTTAAAAATATTCAGTTTAATTATACTGACAATAGCGGAACGGTGCTGCCGGGTTATACTCCTGGATTAGGATTTTTTGGTACTTCAAAACCAACATTAGGTTTTATCTTTGGTAGTCAAGAAGACGTACGTTATGAAGCGGCTAAGAATGGTTGGTTAACGAATTATCAAGACTTTAATCAAAATTTCACACAAGTAAGTACAAAAGCTTTCAAAGGAACTGCCAATGTAGATTTGTTTCCTGATTTGAAAATTGATTTAACTGCTGACAGAACGTATTCGAGTAACTATTCAGAACAGTACGATGTGTCTGCAGATGGAACATATAATTCTCGCTCACCCTATACTTACGGAATGTTTTCTATTTCGACAGTGATGATTGGATCTGCTTTTTCACAAAGAAACGAAATATCTTCTGTTGTTTTTGATGAATTTAGGGATAATAGATTGGTAGTCGCAAATCGTTTGGCAACGGCAAAAGGGATTGATATAAATAATGTGGCAAATATTGATGCAGATGGATATCCTATAGGTTTTGGCAAAACCAGTCAAGCGGTATTGTTGCCTTCTTTCTTAGCAGCATACACAGGTGGAGATGCAGGATCAACTTCTTTAGGAGCATTTAGGAATTTCCCGATTCCAAACTGGTCAGTTAAATATAATGGTCTAATGCGTTACGGCATGTTCAAAAAGCATTTTAAACGTTTTTCATTACAGCATAATTACCGAGCTTCGTACACGGTTAATCAGTACAGATCTAATTTTAATTATGATGCTAATCCTAATGGGACAGACGATAACGGAAATTTTTATAGCAAAACACTTATTTCGAATATTAACTTAGTCGAACAGTTTAATCCTTTAATTAGAGTTGATTTCGAATTAAAAAATGCTTTCAAGTTCTTAACAGAAATTAAAAAGGATAGAGCGTTATCAATGAGTTTTGATAACAATTTACTTACTGAGGTAAAAGGACTTGAGTATGTAGTTGGATTAGGATATCGATTTAAAGATGTGATATTCTCTTCTCGATTGGCAGATAATCCAACGGGCGTTATTAAAGGAGATATCAATCTAAAAGCTGATTTGTCGTATCGAAATAATCAAACTATTGTGCGTTATTTAAGTTATGACAATAATCAATTGGCAGGAGGTCAAAATATTTGGTCTGTGAAAATGACGGCAGATTATTCCTTTAGTAAAAACCTAACGGCAATATTTTATTATGATCACTCTTTTTCTCAAGCGGTCATTTCGACGAGTTTCCCTTTGACAAATATTCGTTCAGGGTTTACACTACGATATAATTTTGGTAATTAA